Within the Borrelia miyamotoi genome, the region GGATTAACTTGATCCATAAATTGTGAAAGCTGACTAGTTGCAAAAAATTCTTTAACAGCAGAAACAATAGGTTTAACACTTATTAATTCTTGAGGTTTAAGACTAAATACCTCTTTATTAGACATTCTATCCCTTGCAATTTTCTCTACCCTAGACATTGCTCCCTTATATATATTTGTAAGCAACTCACCAACAGAACGAACTCTTCTATTTCCAAGATGATCAATGTCATCAAGAACATCATGTCCATCATATATTCTTAAAAGATGAGATATTGTATTTACTATATCTGTCATAGTAAGAACGGAAGTTGTTAAGTCATCAAGGCCGAACTCTTTAGAAAGCTTATATCGCCCCACATGACCAAGATCATATCTCTTCTCTGAAAAAAACACAGTCCTTAAATCATTCTCAGCACTATCAATGGATATTGGCTCACCAGGCAAAAGCATACTATAAACCGAAAGCATTACAGCTTCTCTTGAAAGTTCTTTAACGCCATCTTTTAAAGGAAAATAAGCATCTTCCTTTTCAAAACAATTCAAAATAATATTAGAACTAATAAAATGTTTTCCAGGAACACTGTCATATCCATCAAAATCAATAAGATCTATCTCCTTTACTCCATTTTGTAGAAAATCTTCAATATCCTGCAAGGTTATTTTATCTCCTGCCCGATAACTCATATTTTCTTTTATATCAACATCTACCGCTAAGTATTGACCCGTAATATCTCTTTTAGTATCTTCATTTACTTCAATTTTTTTAATTTTATAAAAAGTTTCAATTATTTTTTCTCTAGTATCAAGACCCAAAGCTCTTAAGAAAAGAGTAACAAGTATTCTTTTTTTCCTGTCTATCTTAACATAAAGGTAATCTTTCTTTGAATCGATCTCAAATTCCAACCAAGAACCACGATAAGGAATAATACGAGCATAATATAAATCTTTTTCCTTGTAAAAAACAACCCCAGGGGATCTGTGAATTTGAGATACAATTACCCTTTCTGCACCATTAACAATAAAAGTCCCTCTATCAGTCATTAAAGGAATAGTCCCCATATAAACATCTTTTTGTCTTATCTCTCCTGTTGTTAGAAACTGCAAATTTAATCTTATCTTTAACACAGCCTCATAACTTTGGCCCTTTCTTTTGCATTCCTTTTCAGTAAAATTAATAGAATCATTGTCAATGTAGTATTTCTCATATTCAAGCACAACCTCACCATTGCTACTTTTCATAGGAAAAACATCCCTAAAAACAGATTCAAGGCCTTCATTGAGCAAAGGTTTATTATTTTTTAATCTCTTAAGCTGCAAAAATTTCTCATAAGAATTCAATTGTATTTCGATTAAATTAGGTAAGTCTAAGATTTCTTCTACTTTTCCTTGTCCGAGATGAACCCTTTTTATCATTAAAAGACTCCTTTTAAGGCACAACAAACCACCACATGCCACTAAAATGACACGTGGAATAACAAATCTGGCATATTTTTAATGCTTTACTTAATTTCAACTTTTGCACCAACTGCTTCTAATCGTTTTTTGATTTCCTCAGCATCTGCTTTTGAAATACCTTCTTTAACTGCTTTCGGAACAGCTTCAACTAAGGTCTTAGCCTCTCCAAGTCCAAGCCCAGTAATAGCCCTTACCTCTTTAATAACATTGATCTTACTATCTCCAAAAGATACAAGCATTACATCAAATTCTGTCTGCTCCTCAGTACCACCTCCTGAAGGACTAGGTCCCGCAGCAACAGCAACCGCAGCAGCAGTAACCCCAAATTTTTCCTCAATAGCTACTATAAGCTCAACAACCTCAGATGTTTTAGCCTCTTCAAGCCATGTTAAAATATCTTCTTTACTTAGTGCCATATTAACTTAACTCCTCTTACATTATTATTTCAAACAGTGATAGCATGTGCACTTTATTAAGACTAACACCATTTTAATTACACCTTAACATCAGATACAGCCTTTAAAATCCTTGCAAGTTTTGAAATTGGCGCCTTAAGCACACTTATAAACAAAGAAATAGCCTCTTTCTTAGTAGGAAGTTTGCTATATGCATTAAGTTTAGCCTCATCATAGATCTCTCCTAAAATAAAACCTCCCTTAACCTTTAGAGTAGTAGTTTTAACAAATTCATAAAAAATTTTTGCAACAACATTAGCTTCATCAACAGCAGTAACAATAGCTGTTGGACCTAAAAGATAAGAATCAAGACCATCTATATGTTTATCTTTTAAAACTCGCTTCATTATATTATTTTTTACAACCTTTAATTCACCCTTCTCTTTTTCAACTTTATTTCTCAAGTCAGTAAGCTCCGCTACTGTTAATCCCCTGTAATCTAAGAAAAAAATATTATCCTTATTATTTAAAAACTCTCTTAACAAATTAAACATTTCAACCTTTTTAGGGTTTATCTTTGCATCCATAATCCAACTCCTACACAAAATCGATCTTTACAGAAGGCCCCATGGTAGATGTCATATAAACACTATTCACAAAAGTACCCTTTAAATCACTTGGTCGCTTCTTAAGTAATTCCTTAATAAATTCATTATAATTCTCTTTTATCTTTTTATTATCCATAGACGATTTACCAACAGAAAAATTAATAACACCATTTTTATTTGCCCTAAACTCTGTACGACCCCTCTTAAAACTAGCTATTGCACTTCTCAAGTCATTTGTAATAGTTTGTGTCTTAGGATTTGGCATTAATCCTCTTTTACCTAAAATAGGACCAAGCTTTCCCACATCCTTCATCATATCAGGTGTTGCAACAACAATATCAAAGTCATTAAACCCACTTTTAATCTTATTAATAAGGTCATCATCCCCAACATAAGAAGCACCAGACTCTCTTGCCTCATCAGCTTTAACACCCTTTGCAAACACAAGTATTCTCTTCTCTTTCATAAATTGATTTGGAAGAACAACTGTGTCTCTAACTGTATGATTCTTCTTCAAATTGAGATTAACAGATGCATCTATAGTTTCATCAAACTTAACAAACTTAATCTCTTTCAATAAGTTTATTGCATCATCTATGCTATAATATTTACGCTTATCTACCCTAGATAGAGCTTGTATATATTTTTTTCCACTCTTAGCCATTATTTTTCCACCTCAACACCCATGGAACGAGCACTTCCTGCAATGATTTTAAATGCAGCCATCTCAGTTTTTGCATTTAAATCAGGCATTTTGACCTTTGCAATTTCCATGATCTTTTCCTTTGATATAGTTCCAACCTTCTCTGTATTTGACTTCTTAGAGCCTATCTCTATCCCAATAGCCTTTTTAATCAAAACCGAAGCTGGTGGAGTCTTGACAACAAATGAAAAACTTTTATCTCTGTAAATAGTTATAATGACAGGAACAACAACTCCCGTTTCCATTTTAGCCGTTCTTTCATTAAATTCTTTAACAAATTGAGGTCCACTAACACCATGAGGTCCAAGGGCCTGCCCTATTTTAGCTCCTGGAGCGGCTTGAGCAGCCGGAATTTGAAGCTTGACCCAAGCAATCTCTTTTTTCTTCTTAGATATATCAGACATAAAAACTCCTTATGGTAAAAACGCCTTTTAAGCTCCCATTAACATATAATTAATCATTAAATTTTCTCTATATGCTGAAAATCAACTTCAACAGGAGTTGATCTTCCAAAGATTTGAACTGCAACCTTCAGCTTTTTTTTCTCATAATCAATAGACCCAATAACACCCTCAAAAGAATCAAAAGGCCCTCCCTTAATCCTAACTCTCTCACCTTCTTCAAAATCATAAAGTATGAAAATAGACTTATCTGCCTTAATTTCTCCAGCCAGCATAAAGACACTCTTAACTTCTTCATCACTAATTGGAAGAGGTTTTTGCTCTTTATTAGTTCCTACAAAACTTACAACACCTGGAATCTTAATAATATCAGCAACTGTGCTTTTCCACTCTTGTTCAGGAAGATCTAGCTCAATAAGAATATAACCTGGCCAAATCTTTCTTTCTCTTATCCGCTTTTTTCCATTTCTTATCTCCTCTACCCTTTCAATAGGAGCTTTAACATCTAAAACATTACTACCAAAAATACCTTCATCAATCAAAAGTCTTATCTCTTGTTCAATCTTCTTTTCATATTGAGAAAAAGTCTGCAATACATACCAGGCCCTGGACATAATCTTTCCTTAAAATACATAAGTTATAGCAAGATACATAATATAATCCACTATACCTAAAAAAATTGAAATAAAAAAAACCAACCAAAAAACTTGCTTTCCACTGCCTATCACTTCACTGTACTTAGGCCATGTTATTTTTTTAAGTTCCAAAACGCTTTCTTTAATAAATTTAAACACTTAAAAGCCTCTCTTTAAATACCAAACCACAGGCCAGGAGGGACTCGAACCCCCAACATGCGGTTTTGGAGACCGCTGTTTTACCATTTAAAACTACTGACCTATAAACTTTATAATTATTTTATCTTGCCTTCTTTATGAAGAGTATGCTTCCTGAGAACTGGACAATACTTCATTAATTCTAATTTCTCTTGCTTATTACGCCTATTTTTAGTAGTAGTATAATTTCTAATTCCTGTTTCTTCACACACCAAAGCTATAAGCTCAATGGCACCTTTGCCCTTCTTCTTGCCCATAAATAACACTCCTGAATATAAAAAGCCCTCAATCGGATTTGAACCGATGACCGCCACCTTACCATGGTGGTGCTCTACCACCTGAGCTATAAGGGCATCATTTCCCTTTATAACAATCCCTTATACCATACTAATTTATTCTCTGAAAAAAGACAAGCCCTTCTTAAATTATATTTCTAGGCTCTCATTTAATAATGACAAGCTTCCCTTCTCTTAAAAGATTAACATTATTCTTATTTGAAAATATCTTATTAATAGAATATTCATCAAGTATGATATCTGAATTATTTTTACCATAAATCCCTTTAGCAATCAACCTTAAAGGATAATCCCCAATTCTACCCTTATCTTTATAAGAGATATCATTTGTATATTCAAGCATTCCCCATTTTCTAAGTGCAGCTGGCTCAACCATGCTTTTATCAAAATAAAGCTTAATATTTTCATCATAAATCTTAATAAAGAAAGCATTCATTAATTGCACAACAGCGCCTGAAGAAGACTTATAATCATCACCAGCATAAACAATAATCCCAGTATAAGCAAGCTGCTCAACACTTGTATTCACCAATGGATAAAAAGCTCTATAAGGCTTACTATGGGATAAAAATAAGTTAATAAAATCAGGAAAAAGACAAAGTTCATATCTAATGGTTATGCTTTTTAAATCCTCTGAGTGCTTAGTATATCCCCTTTTTAAAATGCTATCAAGTCCTGAAAAATAAAGTATCAAATGGGGATCTGAGTTAAAATAATCTTCAAAAGTATGATCAGAATCAATTACCATTTCAAAAAGAGACTGTCTTATTAAAGTATCCTTAAAATCATTAATGCTAAATATTAATCTAGAAGTAGAATCATCAAGCCCAGCTCTATCAAATTTATCCTCATCCACTGGCTTGGTAATATCAAAATAAACGTGCTTTGTATCCCAATCAATTGTCCTCTTTATACTAGACTTAAATAGAGAATCTTTTATAACAGAAACATTAGAATAAAGTAAAAATAAAAAACTAAAAAGACTATTAAGTAAATTCAAATTAAATCTCCTTACTTTTTACCTAAATAAACTCCTATCCAAGCCCAACCATTATTAATTTCTGGATCTTTTGGATAAGAAATTTTTTTAAAGACAAAATACCATTCCCAAATATGCTCCCAACCACTAGAACCAAGATAAGATATATCATTGCTAGAATCAGCCTCAAAACGACTTGCAAACTGTATTCCATTTTTTCGCTTACTTCCAAGTTTAATCATTGTTGTTAAAAAACTATCTGTATTAATTGAATTACCTTTGCCACCCCTTTGATCCCAACTTTGAATAAAAAAATTATGTTTGTCCCTTATGCTTAATAATTTTGCAGTATTTCCAGAAAAAATATATCTCTTAATATCATTAATCAGATCATTCAAATTCCTATAAATTATAAAGTCTGGATTATTATAATAATTAACTTTAGTAACAACAGCAGAATAGTCTATTGAATCTATTCTTAAATCTGCCCTTGGTATTAAAAGAAACTTTTTATAATAAAAATACGCTTCATCATAATTTTGGATACTCTCTAAAATTAGAGCAAGATTGTAATAATAATTGCCCTTATCTGCATTAGTAAGACTATCAGCATTAGCATCAAGCAACAGTTTATAATAACGTATTTTGTAGTCAGCATTAATATTTAAATTGATAACTCTTTTTGCAATATCTATTTTTACAGAGCTATTCTCGTAAATATAATCATTAAAATTATCAACAACATACCTGTAATAGGTAAAAGCCACTAAGTCTTCCTTAATAAAAGAATATATATTACCCATCAAATAAAAATACAAAGGATAATATTCCTTACCAATATCATTAGCGATTCCTTGATTGACAGACCTCAAAGCACTTTTATAATCTTTATTGCGCATACGAATATCAACTATTCTATCAACAATAATAAATCTATCTAAATCCTTTTTACCTGACTCTTCTAAAAGACCCATGAGATTTTGAATTTCGCTATGCTTAGTTCTATAACAGCTAAAAACCAGTATCAGTCCAAATACTTGAATTAATAACCTCATTGTCTTTATTATATAATAAAGGGCATGTATAACAAAACACATCTTAAAGTCAACAAAAACTATCAGGATTTAGCATGAATAAAAAATTAATATACATTATTTTATTACTCATATTATTTCTATCTTGTTATTATGAAAATAATAAATATGGTATTGTTCTAGATTCAAACAATAGAGAAAAACTTCCAAATGGCTCAATTGTTACAATAGAAGATATCAATCAAGAAAAAAAAACAATAACAATAAACTATAATGGAATAAAATTTATAGTATATAAATTTACAATAGAAGAGTTTCAAACAAAAAAAGAAGCAGAAAAATTTAGACTAAGCATTCAACCATATATAAATAAGTATGCGATCAGTAAAAAAGATCTCCTTCCTCTTAGAACCTCGCCAGACAGCTATAGAGAAAACATAATATATAGAATTCCAAAAGAAGCTGTCTTGAAAATAATAAACGTTGGAAAAGAAACAGACGCAGGCTCACTTAAAGGAAGATGGTTATACGCCTTGACAAAAGATGGATACAAAGGTTATGTCTTTGACTACGCACTCGAAACTTTCGATAATATTACAGGCACAATATTTACAAATACACTAGATCAAACCTCACAAAATGAAGTAATCAATACATTTAAAAGTATTAAACACTTAAGACCAATGTATTATGAAAAAATGATTGCTCATAAAATGTATGATACCAACCTACTAAGAAAAGACTATGGATTGTTTTTTACTCCTAAAAATGAAATAAAAATCAATATACCCGAATTAAGTCTATCTTTCAAATTTGACATTATTGATGAGGTAAAACCGAATGGATTTCTATTCAGATCTAAAACTTCAGAGAAAGATTTTATTCTCCTAACAAAAGAAACTCAAAATTATTACAAGTCAACCATAAAAGTTAAAGAACACAACATTGAAGCAAGATTCGTGACTATTGAGCAAAATATTGCAAAAATTATTCTTGAAGCAGAAGAACAAAATCAAAATCTAATAAATAAACTAACATCTTACGGAACATTACTAAATACACAATATGGAAATATTAGATTTAAAGAAGACAAAACTTTTGTTTGGGAAATAGACAAAAAAATTTATAATCTACCAAGTTCTGGAACGTTTGAAATAATCGGAATTAGTCCAAACTTACAAATTTCATATAAAAACGCTATCAAATTGATCAATAATGAAGGAAAAGAATATTTCTGTTTACTAGATTATACTAACAATGCCTTACAACTAATATTCACATCTCCAAAAAATGTCGAAAATAGTTCAGTCATAATTGATGACAAGGATAAAATTGCGATCATATTATTTAATAATATTCAGATTAATCAAAATATACCTATAAGAATCCAAAAAATATTTCAAGGGTAAAAGCAATGAAAATAATTCTCATATTACTATTCACACAATTTATTATGTCTTTAAATGCAAATGAAAACATAAAAATAATAAAAGAATTATCAAAAACAATTTATTATCTTAATAATAAAGAATACACCACAAATAAAGAAAAGCTAGACAACTTTGTAAAATCAATAAACTTAAATGATAATAATATCTTAAAAGAGTTACAAAAAATAAAAAATGAATTTTTCATCACATCTGTATATTTCAAAAACACAAAAGGGACTCTAATAGCTCTAAATCTCTCCGCAGAAATAAATTTTCAATACAAAATATCTCCACTATCAATTTCAATAATCAATAACGATTTTCAAACCACAAAAATATTAATAGACTATGGAATTAACATTAACAGAATAGATGAAACAAAATATCCATCAATATTTTGGGCAATATACCTAAATAATGAAAAAATATTCAATTTCTTAAAAGACAAAGGAGCTGACTTAAGTTTTACCCTTAAAAATGGAAAAACACCTACACAAGCTGCAATAGAAATTGAAAATATTGATTTAATCGAATTACTACTTAAAAAAAATGCCTATATTAAAGATGAATATAAAAAAGAAATGAAAAATTTAAAAAATAAAAATTTAAAAAATATTCTAAAAAAATACAAAATAATATAAAGCAATTAGTACCCATATAACATATCAACATTTTTATTCTTTTAAAAAAGGTTTTTATGTATTTTGTCTATATTTAATAACTTTGTTACCTTATGGCACTCATTACAGTCTATGTAATCTAAAATTCCATGTAAAGACTAAAACCAATATTTTATCATTAAGACAAGATTTTACAATAACAATCGATAAAAACTTATCATGTTCTTCCAAAATACTAATCTCAGGGAATTACATATTATAAATATTTTATTGAGAAATCATACTAAAATTTCATATTTACCAAAAAATCTAGTAAGATTTATTATGCTATAAAGACTATTTTTAAAACTCGCAAAGGAACAATTTATGAATACAAAAGTCAAATTTTTTCTAACCATACCCATTGGAATATTGCTTGGATTATTTCTTCCCTCTGAAGCCTATAACACACTATCACATATCTTCATAAGGTTGGCATACTTTTCCTTAATTCCTTTTTTAATATTTTCAATTCCACTTGGCATAGAAAATATTATTGATAATAAAAAATTCAGAAAATTGATTGTGAAAACCATCTACTATGGAATTTTAATTAATACAATAGGAGTAATTGTATCCATTGTAGCTGCAACAATATACATACCACAAAGAATTCCAATATTAGACAAAAATATTCCAAATCTATATATATTTGATAAAGCAGCATTTCTTGAAACATTTTTCCCAAAAAACATCTTCACAATACTTACAAACAACAACCCAAATCTTTTAAGCATTTACATTATTTCAATAATTATTGGAATTAGTTTTTATTACGCAAAACAAAAGGGAAGAATTGCTAGAGAGCTTATATTAAGCACCTCAAATCTTTTTTACAATGCAAACGGAATAGTTGTAAAAATACTAAATTTTGGAATTATTTTCATTACAGCAGCATACACTACAAACTTAAAAAATTTCAAAAACTATCAATACTACATAAACAGCATAATATTTTTTTCATCATGGACAATAATCATTATTCTAATAATAATTCCAATGATTAGCTATCAATTAACCAAAAATTTTAAACTCGTATACAAAAACATATTAATATCCATCCAAAATATAATATTTGCAGGTTTTACAATGGACTCTTATGCTCCTTACTCTGTTTTAATAGAAGATATTAAAAATGAAAGAATGAACATAAAAAAATCAATAATCACCAATATACCAATAATCAACTTTATTTCTAAATCTGGAACAATTTTTATCGCAACAATTTCATTTTTTATTATTTTAAAATCTTACTCTAGCTTGCCCATATCAATTTATGAAATAAGTTATATGAGTATATTAACATTTCTTTTTATTTTCGCATTCCCACACGTACCAAACAGTTTAATTTACATAATTACAATGCTATGTTCAACTTATACAAAAGGAATTGAACTCAGTTACTCTAATATAACTCCAATAATTCCAATCTTAACATCCCTAGCTTTAATGATAGACTTCACATCTAATATAGCAATAATGTACATAATAGACTTCAATGAACTACAAGATACTTAAAGTAGTCTTTAAATGAAATAAATATTAGTAAGACCGTGCAAATAAAACAAGATACTTGACCACTCCATTACAATAAATACAAGTCAAGTTATTTAAAGATCTATTTTGGAATTCTTCAGGAATGCATCGTATTGTAGCTTTTGTATCATTTTTAATCCCTTCTTCACAAACTTCACTTCCACACCATGAAGAAAGCACAAATCCTAAATGGTTATTAATATAAGTCTTAAAAGTATCATAATCATTCTCTTTAAATCCAATAATTTCTTTGGTATTCAAATTCCTAAATTCTAATGCTCTATTAAACAATTCAGACTGCATATTTTCAAGTTCACATCTCATTTTCGATAATAACTCTTTCATTGATACTTGATACTTAGAATTTTTATCTTTGTCTCTTCTTGCAACAGTGACACAGTCCATTATAATATCATTAGATCCTATTTCAATTCGCATAGGAATTCCTTTAAGTTCTGCAGCAGCAAATCTAAATCCCGGAGAATTCTTAACATCTTTATCAATCTCAACTCTAAACCCCTCTCTCTTTAAAATATCAAAAACAGTAGTTGAATATTCAAGAATTCTTTTATTTGCCTCATTATCTACTTTAAAAATAGGAACAATAATAATTTCAATTGGTGCTATTTTTGGAGGCAATATCAAACCCTTGTTATCAGAATGAACCATAATCAATGCTCCAATTAATCTAGTTGAAACTCCCCAACTAGTAGCAAAAACATAATCCATTTCACCTTTTTTATTCTGAAACTTAACATCAAAAGCCTCTGCAAAATTTAATCCCAAATAATGAGATGTCCCCACTTGTAAAGCTTTTTTATCTTGCATTAATGCTTCAAGTGTGTAAGTAGACACAGCACCTGCAAATTTTTCCATTTCGGTCTTCTGACCACAAAATACAGGAATAGCTAAATAGTCCTCAATAAACCTTTTATAAAGATTTAAAATAAATAAAGTCTCTTCTTTGGCTTCCTTTTCAGTCTCATGCGCAGTATGCCCCTCCTGCCATAAAAACTCAGTGGTACGCAGAAATGGTCTTGTTCTTTTCTCCCAACGAATAATATTTGTCCATTGATTTATTTTAACAGGCAAATCTCTATAAGATTTTATCCATTTACTATACATATTCCAAATAACTGTCTCAGAAGTGGGCCTTAAAATCAAAGGTTCTGATAATTCTTCCCCACCAGCAGTTGTTACAACAGCAAGTTCTGGTGAAAATCCTTTAATATGTTCTCTCTCTTTTTCCAAAAATTCATAAGGGATAAGCAATGGAAAATATGCATTCTCATGTCCTGTCTTTTCAAAATTGTCATTAAGTATTCTTCTAATTCTCTCCCAAATAGCATATCCATAAGGCATAATAACCATACAACCTTTAACAGGACCATAATCAGCCAGCTTTGCCTTCTGCACTATATCTAAATACCACTTCGAAAAGTCTTCTTCTTTTGAAAAAATAAAATTACCCATAAGCTTTACCCTTTTTGAAAAATTTTAGAAATCCTAATCATAAAAACAACACAATTTGCCTTGCAAAGCAAAAAAATGCATTTGTTTTATTTATAATAATCATCTAGCCACCACTATTTACATCTTTAATTTAAGCACTGCCATTTTTAACTCATACAAAAACAACAACAGCACTAACTAAGAAATCTACAGTAAAAACATCTTAAAAAGATCACAAAAAACAGTAAAAATCATAACAAAGAACAAAAATAACCTGAATAACTTGAAAGAGAAATCTATATTTAAATTTATATTTATATTAAAAATATGTCAAATATATTTTTAATACAAATCTTTGCTCTAATACTTATCTTTATAAGTTGAAAAAATATGATTGTACCTTACAATAGATTTTTGCAATATATATGTAGAAAAATACATATATATTTAACTACCATATAATGGCAAAAATTAGGAAAAAATTTATTACGCCAAAAACTTAGACTAAAACATAGCTACAAGAATGTTATAAACAACCCTCTATCTACCAACTTTAAAAAAAAATTAGGTATACATTTTGCCAATGTTAATAGGTTATCAATTTCCTATGTTATTTTAAAAATCAGTCCAAATTTGACATTACTTCACAAACTACAAAAAACAAAGCTAAGTTTTATGACTCAAAATCGCCAAAAACATATTGATATGAATCAAATCTTAATATTAAAAGCAGATAAAACAAAAAAAATAATAGAAATATTGACTACCCAAAAACCGCTTTATATCACACGCTTTACAAAATATAATTCTAGGAATTATACACATCTAATAAAACATAAGTTTAAAGGAGAATTTATGAAAACATTATTAAAATTGATTATGATTTTATCATTAGTAAATCCATCTTTTGCAACAAAAATTGATCCATCAGCTCTTAACAAAATACTAAATGAAAAACAAAACCAAAATAAATTTGGGATAGGTCTTGGCATGGGAAATCCTATCACTAATATTATCATTAATTTTCCATACGTAGAAATAGATCTTGGATATGGAGGTTTTAATGGCCTAAATCCTAATAATTTCACACCTTATATTGTTTTTGGAACTGACATCCTATTCAAAGAAGAAGTTTACCAACATACAATCATCACCGGTGGACTTGGTCTGGGCATTGACTTGTCTCAAATAAAAACAAATGAACAATATGCTGCGAACCTACAATCAGAAAATAGTATAAATAAACAAGAAGAATTTTCACTAGTCTCAACTAATAACAGATTGGGAACTGTACTTAGAATTCCTATTACATTGGAATACTATTTTTTGAATAATGTTGTAATAGGGTTCAAGGCTATAGCAACAATTGGAGGCACAATGACATTTAAGCCTACATCAATGGAAGGCATAAGGTTCGGATTTTTTGGTTTTGGATTCATAAAAGCATACATATAAAGGAAAGTTAATGAAAAAAAACTATCAAAAAATATTTATATTAATTTTAATATTCAATTTACACTATTTTGCGTTCTCTAAATCCAATAATGCTTATTCGATTAAATGCAAGCAAGAAGATAACGGAACAACCTGCACCACCAATGATAATTTCATTCCCAAACAACAACCTAATCCTATTCCCAAACAAAAACCTAATCCCACTCCCAAACAACAACCTAATCCTATTCCCAAACAAAAACCTAATCCTAT harbors:
- a CDS encoding BAPKO_0422 family outer member beta-barrel protein, yielding MKTLLKLIMILSLVNPSFATKIDPSALNKILNEKQNQNKFGIGLGMGNPITNIIINFPYVEIDLGYGGFNGLNPNNFTPYIVFGTDILFKEEVYQHTIITGGLGLGIDLSQIKTNEQYAANLQSENSINKQEEFSLVSTNNRLGTVLRIPITLEYYFLNNVVIGFKAIATIGGTMTFKPTSMEGIRFGFFGFGFIKAYI
- the proS gene encoding proline--tRNA ligase; translated protein: MGNFIFSKEEDFSKWYLDIVQKAKLADYGPVKGCMVIMPYGYAIWERIRRILNDNFEKTGHENAYFPLLIPYEFLEKEREHIKGFSPELAVVTTAGGEELSEPLILRPTSETVIWNMYSKWIKSYRDLPVKINQWTNIIRWEKRTRPFLRTTEFLWQEGHTAHETEKEAKEETLFILNLYKRFIEDYLAIPVFCGQKTEMEKFAGAVSTYTLEALMQDKKALQVGTSHYLGLNFAEAFDVKFQNKKGEMDYVFATSWGVSTRLIGALIMVHSDNKGLILPPKIAPIEIIIVPIFKVDNEANKRILEYSTTVFDILKREGFRVEIDKDVKNSPGFRFAAAELKGIPMRIEIGSNDIIMDCVTVARRDKDKNSKYQVSMKELLSKMRCELENMQSELFNRALEFRNLNTKEIIGFKENDYDTFKTYINNHLGFVLSSWCGSEVCEEGIKNDTKATIRCIPEEFQNRSLNNLTCIYCNGVVKYLVLFARSY